The following is a genomic window from Kineosporiaceae bacterium.
CGTCCGCAGTGGCCTGATGCTGATCGGGGACGGCGTGACGCCGTCCAACGAGGCCCGCGGCTACGTGCTGCGACGCATCCTGCGTCGGGTGGTGCGCGCCGTCCGGCTGTTGGGTGTCGCTGACCCCACGCTGGTCGATCTGACCACGGTCTCGAAGAACGTCATGAAGGCGTCCTACCCCGAGCTCGAGGGCGAGTTCTCGCGGATCAGTCAGGTGGTCGCCGCCGAGGAGGAGGCGTTCCGCCAGACGCTGAGCTCCGGCACCACGATCCTGGACGTCGCGGTGCGCGAGGCGAAGTCGGCGTCAGGGGCGGGCACCGGTCCGGTGGTGCTCTCGGGTGCCCAGGCGTTCCAGCTGCACGACACCTACGGCTTCCCGATCGACCTCACCCTCGAGATGGCGGCAGAACAGGGCCTGAGCGTCGACGAGGACGAGTTCCGCCGGCTCATGACCGAGCAGCGTCAGCGCGCCCGCGCCGACGCCGCGGCCAAGAAGACCGGCCACGTCGACACCACGGTCTACCGCTCGATCGCCGAGACCCTCGGGGCGCCGGTCGAGTTCATCGGGTACGACCACCTCACGGGCGAGGCCGGGGTACGGGCGCTGCTGGTGGACGGCGTACGCGCCGACGTGGCGCACGAGGGGCAGAACGTCGAGGTGATCCTCGAGCGCACCCCGTTCTACGCCGAGGGCGGCGGTCAGCTCGCCGACGGCGGCCTGATCGAGCTCGATGGTGCGGTCATCCAGGTCGACGACGTGCAGTCGCCCATCACCGGCCTGGTGGTGCACCGCGCCCGAGTGCTCAGCGGTGAGGTCAAGGTCGGTGCCCCGGCGCGGGCAGAGGTGGACGTCGAACGCCGCAAGGCGATCAGCCGGTCTCACACGGCGACCCACATGGTGCACAAGGCGATCCGAGAGGCCTTGGGGGACACCGCGACCCAGGCCGGTTCGGAGAACTCTCCGGGCCGGTTCCGATTCGACTTCCACGCCAACGCAGCGCTGCCCGCCAGTGCCGTGCGTGATGTCGAGGCGCGGGTCAATGCCCTGCTCATCGAGGACCTCGAGGTGCGCGCCGAGGTGATGACCCAGGAGCAGGCCCGGGCGGCCGGGGCGATGGCGTTGTTCGGCGAGAAGTACGGCGACCGGGTTCGGGTGATCTCGGTGGGGGAGTGGACCCGCGAACTGTGCGGCGGCACCCATGCGCCGCGCTCGGGGCAGCTCGGCATGGTCCGGCTGCTCGGCGAGGGGTCGATCGGCTCCGGGGTGCGCCGCGTGGAGGCTCTGGTGGGCGTGGACGCCTACCAGTTCGCCGCCCGGGAACACCTGCTGGTCTCACAGCTGACCGATGCCCTCAAGGTGCGCCCGGAGGAGCTCACCGACCGGGTGGCCTCGCTGGTGGCCCAGTTGCGCGATGCCACCAAGGAGATCGACGCGATGCGGGCGGCGGCGGTGCTCGCCGGGGCCGGCGCGCTGGTCGACGGGGCAGCCGAGGTGTTCGGGGTCCGCGTGGTGACGCATGACGCCGGGGACGTCTCGACCGACGAATTGCGCTCGCTGGCCCTCGACGTCCGGGGCCGGATGCCGGTCGACACGCCGGCGGTCGTCGCCGTGGCCGGCCGCTCCAAGGGACGGCCGCTGGTGGTCGTGGCCACCAACGACGAGGCACGGCGCTGGGGGGTACGGGCCGGTGACCTGGTGAAGCAGGCCTCCGCTGTGCTCGGTGGCGGCGGTGGCGGCTCGCCCGAGGTGGCCCAGGGCGGTGGCTCCGATGTCTCGAAGCTGTCCGAGGCGCTGCAGCGGGTCGAACACGCCGTCGGAGAGATCGTCACTCGGCGGTGAGACGTGGTGTCCGGCTCGCTGTCGATGTCGGCAGCGTGCGCGTCGGAGTGGCCCGCTGCGATCCCGACGGGATGCTGGCGGTCCCCGAGTGCACCCTGGCTCGCGCTGCGGACAGTAACGGTCCGACCACGGATATCGACCAGTTGGCTGAGCTCGTGGCGGAGTATCGGGCTTTCGAGGTGCTGATCGGGCTACCGCTGACCCTCGCCGGTGCCGAGGGGCCTGCGGCGGCTGCGGCCCGCGGATACGCTGAGGCCGTCGCGCGCCGAGTGGCGCCGGTCGGCGTCCGGCTGGTTGATGAACGGCTGAGCACGGTGACCGCAGCCCGCTCGATGCGCGACGCCGGCAGGAAGCAGCGACGCAGTCGTCCGGTGATCGACCAGGCGGCCGCGGTGGTGATCCTGCAGGCTGCCCTGGACGCCGAACGCGCCACCGGGCGACCACCCGGACAGCCGGTGGCGAGTACGACCACCGCTCGGCAGGGTGGGCAGGGGGACGACGCCGGAGAGTCCGGCGCGCAGAGAGCGGAGGCACCGCCGTCGTGAACGACATGCCCCTGGGCGCGTCGTCCCCGCCCCCCGTGCGGCAGCGACGGGCGGCGCGCGAGAGCGAGAAACGCCGGCGCACCCGCTCGCGTCGGGGTCGAGTATCGGTGATCATCGGCCTCGGCGTTCTCGTGGCCGCCGCCGGCCTGGCCTGGTTCACGATCCGCCCGCTGATCAACTCACTGTTCGCCCCGGACGACTACCCCGGCCCGGGCACCGGTCAGGTCAGCGTGACCATCCCCGAGGGGGCCACCGGCGCAGCCATCGGTCGGGTGCTGCGAGAGGCCGACGTGGTCAAGACGGCCGACTCCTTCGTGTCGCTGGCCGACAAGGACGCTCGGGCCTCGAAGATCCAACCCGGGGTGTACACGTTGCGCAAGCAGATGAGCGCCGCCGGAGCGTTGCAGGTGTTGGCCGATCCGGCGAATCGTGTCGTCAAGAAGGTGACGGTGAAGGAGGGTCTGCGTCTCGTCGAGATCCTCGACGCCCTGGCGAAGGGCAGCGGCATCCCCCTCGCGGACTTCCAGGCGGCCGTGAAGCAGCCGGCCGAGATCGGCCTGCCGGCCGAGGCCGGTGGCCGGGTCGAGGGATGGTTGTTCCCGGCGACCTACGAGATCTCCCCGCAGACCACCGCACTCGATCTCATCGCCGACATGGTGCAGAAGACGAAGGCGGAACTGACTCAGCTCGGGGTGGAACCCCCGCGGTGGAAGGCTGTGATCATCGAGGCCAGCCTGGTGGAGGCCGAGCGCGGATCGGATGAGGATGCGGGAAAGATCGCCCGGGTCTTCGCCAACCGGATCGCCCAGAAGCGCCCGTTGCAGTTGGACACCACGGTCAACTACGCGTTGAACCGGCGCAAGGTCGCGGTCTCGCTCAAGGACCTCACGGTCGATTCGCCGTTCAACACCTATCGTCACGCCGGCCTTCCGGTGGGGGCCATCTGCAGCCCGGGGGTGGTCGCGATCCAGGGGGTGCTCAATCCCGTCGAGGGCCCGTGGCTGTACTTCGTGGCGGTCAACCCCGACACGGGCGAGACCAAGTACGCCACCACCGAAGCGGAGTTCGCTGTCCTCAAGGCCGAGCTCGACAAGTGGCTGGCCGCCAACCCGGGGCGTTGAGGTGACCGCCGGGCGGCGGGCGGCGGTTCTCGGCCACCCGATCGCGCACTCGCTGTCGCCCCTGATGCACCGCGCCGCCTACGCGGCGCTGGGTCTGAACACCTGGACGTACGAGTCGTTCGACGTCGACGAGCCCGACCTGGCGAGCTTCCTGGCGACGGTGGACGGGGGCTGGGCGGGTCTGTCGCTCACGATGCCGCTCAAACGGGCGGTGCAACCTCACCTGGCGGGCCAGAGCGACCTGGCGGCACAGGTCGGCGCCGTCAACACCGTGGTCGTCGAGGGCTCCGGATCCTCGGCGTCGGCAATCCGCCTGCAGGGCTACAACACCGACGTCTACGGGATCATCCACGCGCTCGGTGAGGCTGGGGCCACAGCAGTCGAGCACGCCGTGGTGTTGGGTGGTGGCGCCACCGCGGCGTCTTCGTTGGCTGCGCTGCGCGACCTGGGCTGTCCCGTGCCGGTGGTGCTGGTTCGCTCCCGCGAGCGGGCAGTTCCCCTGCTGGCCGCAGCCCGGCGGCTCGGCGTCGCCCCCGAACTCGACAGCCTGGACGTCGCCACGGCGGCCCGGCGTCTGGCCTCGCTGCCGCCGGGTGCTGTGGTGATCTCGACCCTGCCGGGTCAGGCGGGTGACGCCCTGGCCGAGGACCTCGCCGGCGCGGTGGCGTCCACGCCCGCCGTCCCGGTCCTGCTCGACGTCCGGTACGACCCGTGGCCGACCCCACTGGCCCGCGCCTGGTTGGTGGCGGGCGGGGAGGTCAGCGGGGGGTTCTCGATGCTCGTCCATCAGGCCGAGGGCCAGGTTCGGTTGATGACGAGGCTGCGTCCACCGCTCGACGTGATGCGCGCCGCCGGACAGCTCGAGCTGGACCGCCGAGCGGCATCGCGGGGCCGGGCGGGCTAGCGCACCTCAGCACGAGCACGAGTACCTGCCCGAGCTCAAGCTCGAGGCCTGGGGGGCCGACATCCGGTGCATGAGGCCGTGTCGCCGTGGCGGGCGCCAGTGAGACAACTGGCCGACATCCTGCTCGACGCACGCCTCGTCGACGAGGGGCAGCTGGCAGCTGCCTACGACGAGCACGAGCGGGTGGGGCGCAGCCTGGGCCGCATCCTGGTCGAGCACGGTGTCCTGACCGAGGCTCAGTTGGTGCAGGCCCTCGCCGCGCAGATCGGCCTGCCGTTCGTCGACCTGGCCGAGCACCCGGTCGACGGTCACACCGTGAGCCTGGTCTCCGAGGCCGTGTGCCGGCGTTACGCGGTCCTGCCGATCGGGGTCGAGGAGGGCCGGCTGCTGCTCGCCATGGCCGATCCCGGCAACGTGTTCGCCGTGGACGACGTCCGCTCACTGACCGGCCTGGAACCGCGGCCGGTGGTCGCCACGCGCGAGGACCTGTTCGCGGCGATCGAACGGTACTGCCGCGCCGACGGCGACCTGGACGATCTGAGCACCGCGTTGTCCGAGGACGCCGATCATGACGACGCGGCCATCGTCGCCGAGGTGATCGACGACGCCCCGATCGTGCGCTACGTGAACCTGCTGATCACTCAGGCGATCAGTGACGGTGCCTCGGACATCCACATCGAGCCCGCCGAACACGACGTCCGGGTGCGGTATCGCATCGACGGAGTGCTGCACGAGGTGATGCGTTCACCCAGGTCGATCCAGTCCGGGGTGATCTCGCGGCTGAAGATCATGTCGGACATGGACATCGCGATCCGGCGGGTGCCCCAGGACGGCCGGCTGTCGGTCACCGCCGGTGGGAAGAAGATGGATCTGCGCGTGGCCACGCTGCCCACGGTGTGGGGCGAGAAGGTGGTCATGCGGGTGCTGGACAACAGCACCGCCCGGTTGGCGCTGCCCGACCTGGGCTTCGACCCGGCCAACTATGAGCGCTACGCCACCAGCTACCGCAAGCCGTACGGGATGTTGCTGGTCACCGGCCCGACCGGGTCGGGGAAGTCCACGACGCTCTACGCGACCCTCAATGCGATCGCGCGGGACGAGATCAACGTCATCACGGTCGAGGACCCGGTCGAGTACCGGTTGCCGGGCATCAACCAGGTGCAGGTGAACACGAAGGCGGGGCTGACGTTCGCCGCCGCCCTGCGCTCCATTCTGCGTTCCGACCCGGACGTCGTGCTGATCGGCGAGATCCGCGATCACGAGACCGCGCAGATCGCCATCGAGGCCGCCCTGACCGGTCACCTGGTGTTGTCGACGCTGCACACCAATGACGCGCCGTCGGCGATCACCCGATTGACCGAGATGGGCATCGAACCCTTCCTGGTCGGATCTGCGGTGGAATGTGTTCTGGCGCAACGGCTGGCGCGCAAGCTGTGCGTGAAGTGCAAGGAGGCCTACCAGCCGAGCGAGAAGGAACTGCTGGCTGCTCGCTACCCCTGGCAGCCGGGGGAGCCGCTGCCCCAGTTGCACCGGCCGGCGGGTTGCGCGGCGTGCGCCAAGACCGGTTACAAGGGCCGACTGGCACTGCACGAGGTCATGGTCGTCTCCGAGGAGATCGAGCGCCTGTGCGTCGCACGCTCAGCCGCCGCGGAGGTGGGCGACGTGGCCAAGGCCCAGGGGATGCACTCGTTGCGCACCGATGGCATGTACAAGGTGCGCGACGGCCTCACCTCGCTCGAGGAGGTGCTGCGCGTGGTGGCCTGAGGCTCTCGAGCCTCAAGCGCGCCGCGGCAGCGACCGATCCACCACTGAGAGCCAATCGGGCACCACCCTGCCATCGAGGAGCGACGTTGGAGCACAGCGCGCAGCCGCAGTATCCGCCGGCGACACCAACGCTGGCGCCCTCGCCGGTCCCGATGCAGCCCGCTGCTCCGGTGCCGACCCTGGCTCCGCCGCCGCAGCCCCCGATGCCTCCCGCCCCCGTGCACAGCACTCAGTCGGCCCAGCCGCCCCAGCCGGCTCAGCAGGCCCATCCCACGCCGCAGGCCGTGGCTTCACCTGCTCCGTCGCCCCACGGTGGTGGCTTCGAGCGCAAGGGCACCGAACAGCAGGTGGAGGAGAACGACCTCGACCTGAGCTCCGTGCTCACCACCATGATCGAGATGGGTGCCTCCGACCTGCACCTGACCGTCAGCGCACCACCCCTGGCACGGGTCAACGGCGACCTGGTCGAGTTGCCCGATCAGCAGATCCTGACGCCGCAGATCCTGCAACGGGTGATCTACGCCATCCTCACCCAGAAGCAGCGAGAGCGATTCGAGGCCGAGCTCGAACTCGACCTGTCCTACTCCCTGCCCGGGCAGGCCCGGTTCCGGGTGAACGTCTACCGCCAGCGTGAGGCGCTGGGTGCAGCCTTCCGCCGCATCCCGTACGAGATCCACTCGCTCGAGAAGCTCGGCATCCCGCCGTCCGTCTCGAACTTCGCGGCGCTACCTCGCGGCATGGTGCTGGTGACCGGTCCGACGGGCTCGGGCAAGTCGACGACGCTGGCGGCACTGGTCGACCTGGCCAACCGCACCCGCAAGGACCACATCATGACCGTGGAGGACCCGATCGAGTTCCTCCACCGGCACAAGTCGTGCATGGTCAATCAGCGTGAGGTGGGCGAGGACACGCTCTCGTTCGGCAACGCGCTCAAGCACGTGCTGCGCCAGGACCCCGACATCATCCTGGTCGGTGAGATGCGTGACCTCGAGACCATCTCGGTCGCGCTGACCGCCGCCGAGACCGGCCACCTGGTCTTCGCCACCCTGCACACGCAGGACGCCGGCCAGACCATCGACCGGGTCATCGACGTGTTCCCGCCGCACCAGCAGCAGCAGGTGCGGGTGCAGCTCGCCGGGGCGATCCAGGGTGTGGTGTGTCAGACCCTGTGCAAGACCCGGGACGGGCGAGGCCGGGCAGCGGCCACCGAGGTGATGGTCGCCACCCCAGCCATCCGCAACCTGATCCGCGAGGGCAAGACCCATCAGATCTACTCCGCCCTGCAGGCGGGAGCCCAGTACGGCATGCACACGCTCGACCAGCATCTGGCCGAGTTGGTGCGCACCGGGCGGATCACGATGGATCAGGGTCGCGAGAAGTGCCACCACGTCGAGGACTTCAACCGCCTCGTCGGCCGGTTCTGAGCGCCAGGAGATCAGTGATGAGCACGGCCACCAAGACCTTCGAGTACTCCGTCCGCGACCGCAAGGGCAAGCTGGTCAACGGCAAGCTCGACGCCCCGACCGAGGCTGCCCTGGCGCAGAAGCTGCGGGGGATGGGCTATGCGCCGATCTCCATCCGCGAGGCCAACTCGGGCATGAACCGCGAGATCTCGCTGCCGTTCGGTGGCGGGGTCGGGTTGAAGGACCTGGCGGTGATGAGCCGCCAGTTCGCCACGATGATCAACTCAGGTCTGTCGTTACTCCGTGCTCTGGCGATCCTGTCCGAGCAGACCGACAACGCCAAGCTGGCCAAGACCCTGGGCGAGGTCCGGGGAGCGGTCGAGGCCGGGCAGTCGCTGTCCACCGCGATGGCCCGCCATCCGGAGGTCTTCCCCCCGCTGCTGGTGAACATGACCCGGGCCGGCGAGGTGGGTGGCTTCCTCGACTCGGTCCTGCTGCAGATCGCCGCCAACTACGAGGCCGAGGTACGGCTCCGGTCGAAGATCAAATCGGCGATGACCTACCCCACGGTCGTCTTCGTGATCGCCGTGGTCGCCGTGATCGGCATGCTGATCTTCATCGTTCCGATCTTCGCGAAGATGTTCAAGGATCTCGGCGGGGAGCTGCCGGGGCCCACCAAGGTGCTCGTGTTCCTGTCGGACTCGCTACGACTGGGAGCGCCGGTGTTGCTGGTGCTCGGCATCGTCGGTGTCGTGGTGTGGGGCCGGGTGAAGAACCGCGAGGGTGTGCGGCGGGTGGTCGACCCGATGAAGCTGCGGCTGCCGGTGTTCGGCTCGCTGTTCCAGAAGGTCGCGATCAGCCGGTTCACCCGCAATCTGGGCACCATGCTGCAATCGGGTGTCCCGATCCTGCAGAGTCTCGAGATCGTCGGTGACACCAGCGGCAACATCGTCATCCGTGACGCCTCCAAGGCCGTCGAGGAGAACGTGCGGCGGGGGGAGTCGCTGACCGCGCCGTTGACCGAGCACAAGGTGTTCCCGCCGATGGTGGTGCAGATGTTGGCCGTCGGTGAGGACACCGGGGCGATGGACACCATGCTGCACAAGATCTCCGACTTCTACGACCAGGAGGTCGAGGCGACGGCCGAGGCGCTGACCAGCCTGATCGAGCCCCTGATGATCGCCGTCCTGGGCACGATCATCGGCGGGATGATCATTGCGCTCTACATGCCCATCTTCTCGGTCTTCAACCTGATCAAGTAGGGCGTCCGCGACGATTCGGGTCGTTCAGCGGGACTCGCTGGCCCGTTCGGGCGATCCGGCTCAAGTCGTCGGCTCGGTGAGCCGATACCTCCCCTGTCATCGCAATCGGCCCGGACCCTATGTCTGCGAACGGGTTCCACGGCCTCGCCATCTGAGTCGAAGGAGAGCACTCGATGCTCGCTCGCATTCGCAAGTCCATGGCCGAGAAGGACGAGGGCTTCACCCTCATCGAACTCCTGGTGGTCATGATCATCATCGGCATCCTGGCCGCGATCGCCATCCCGGTCTTCCTCAGCCAGCGCGAGAAGGCTCAGGACACCGCGACCAAGGCCGACGTCACCACCATCGGTAAGGAGATCGCCACCTACTACGTGGACGGCGACCCCACCGGCGAGGTTGCCGTGGGCAAGGACGCCAACAACCAGTACACCGTCAACGCCAAGGTCGTCGGCCGGTCCAGCCAGGCCACCATCGGCGCGCCGACGATGACGTTCCACGCCACCGACAAGGCCAACAAGTGGTGCGTGCAGCTGACGAACACCAACGGCGGCACCCAGACCTGGAAGTACTCGGCCAAGAGCGGCCTCGCCAGCGGTGCCTGCGCAGCGGCAGACGTCGCCTGATCCATCGAGTTCCGCCAGGGGCGGCCCCGCAACTGCGGGGCCGCCCCTGCACTGTGTCGGCGATCCGTCCGCAGTGGGATGAGGGATTGTTGCCGACTGTGATCCATTGGCCCGTTCGGTTGATCCGACTCAAGCCTTCACCACGCTGTGTCGACGTCTCACCTGTCATCACGATCCGGCCCGGACCCTATGTCTGCGAACGGGTTCCACGGCCTCACCAGCTGAGTCGAAGGAGAGCACTCGATGCTCGCTCGCATTCGCAAGTCCATGGCCGAGAAGGACGAGGGCTTCACCCTCATCGAACTCCTGGTGGTCATGATCATCATCGGTATCCTGGCCGCGATCGCCATCCCGGTCTTCCTCAGCCAGCGCGAGAAGGCTCAGGACACCGCGACCAAGGCCGACGTCACCACCATCGGTAAGGAGATCGCCACCTACTACGTGGACGGCGACCCCACCGGCGAGGTTGCCGTGGGCAAGGACGCCAACAACCAGTACACCGTCAACGCCAAGGTCGTCGGCCGGGCCAGCCAGGCCACCATCGGCGCGCCGACCACGACGTTCCACGCCACCGACAAGACCAAGTGGTGCGTCCAGCTGACGAACACCAACGGCGGCACCCAGACCTGGAAGTACTCGCCCAAGAGTGGGCTGTCCAGCGGTGCCTGTGCGGCGGCGGACATCGCCTGATCCCACGGGCTGTGCCAGGGGCGGCCCCGCGCCGCGGTGTCGCCCCTGGTTCGTCCGGGCCGCGAAGGTTCGGCCACCACTGTCGAGCGTCGAGACGGAGTCGAGGTCGTGAGGCGACACATCAGGTCTGACGAGGGCTTCACCTTGATGGAGGCCGTCGTGTCCTCCACGATCATGGGCATCGGGGCACTCGTCGTGGCCAGCCTGGTCTTCGGCACCCTGGGACTGACCGCCGACTCGGGCCGGCGCACCGCGGCGGCCAATCTCGCGGCGAGTCAAGCCGAGGCGCTGCGCCAGGTCTCGGCGGTCGACATCCCGGATGGTCGCGTCGTCCTGCCCACCCAGACCGTGGGCGGCACCGTCTACACGATCACCCAGGACGCCACCTACACCACCTACAACGGCGCCGTGTCCGCCTGTACCGGCACCGGGCGGCTGGCCGCCAAGCGCGTCACCGTGACGGTCACCTGGGCCAACATGGGCAACACCGAACCCGTCACCACCGAGACCATGCGCAGCCTGGGCTTCAACGCCAGCAGCGGTGGTCTCGACACGGCCAAGGGATCCCTGGCGGCCTACGTCCTGGACTCCTCCGGGTCACCGGTACCCAACGCTCAGGTCGTCCTGCGCACCTCCAGCGGGACGACGCTGGACACCGAGACCACCGGCGCGGACGGCTGCGCCGTGTTCACCAATCTGTCCGCCTCGAGCAACGTCTACGCGACGGCTTCGCGGAGCGGCATGGTGGACATCAGCGGCCTCGACAGCGTGACCGACACCGGTAGCGGCATCGTGGCGAACTCGGTGATCAAGACGACGCTGAGCCTCGGCGAGCCGGGATCGCTCACCGCGACCCTGGTCCGGCCGTCCGGCACGTCGATGCCCGCCTCCTACGGCGCCAACGCGTTTCAGCCGTACCTCACCACCACCCTGTGGCCCAGTGCCACCACTCGGCGCAGCCCGCCGAACTGCGCCACGGCCACCCCTTCGCAGGCGTGCCTGAGCTCGGCAACCAGTTCGGGCTTCACCGCCACGCGGCTGTTCCCCGCGGCCTACGGCGCGTGGGCCGGGTCCTGTCAGGACGCTCGGCCCGCCTCGCTCCCGCTCACCAGCGTCGTCACCGGCCAGACGGCGAACGTGAACGTCTCGCTGGCGGGAGTGCGGTTCCGCCCCGACAACGCCGCTGCGGTGGGCAAGACGGTGACGGCGACCCATGCTGCCGATGCCTACTGCGCCGGCGGTGAGGTGATCACGCTGGGCGTGATGCCGGCCATGGGCAATACCTCCAGGGTTGCGTTGCCGCCGGGAGCGTGGACGCTCACCGTGCCGAGTGGCACGCGTCCGCAGTCGGTGTCGCTGACCGCCGGCAATGTCAGCTCGACGGTGTCGGTGGGCTGAGGTGTCGCGATCGATGTTCCCCAGCCGCCGGCCGGGCCGCCGGCTGTTCCCCGCAACGGACGATGCCGGACTCAGTCTGGCCGAGCTGTTGGTGTCCATGGTGATCACCTCGATCGTGTTCATCCTGGGCGCCACGATGCTGACCACCACCCTGCGCGAACGACGGTTCGCGGATGCGCGCACCGCCCAACAGGCCGACGCCCGGATCATGACCGAGATGCTCAGCCGCGATCTGCGGGTGGCCGTTCCGGCGCCGAACGGTACTTCGCAGAGCGCCTTTGCCTTCGCCTCGCCGCGCAAGATCGTGTTCTACTCGCGCGACGGTGGCGCCACGCCGGTGTTCTCCCAGATCACCTACGAGGTCGACAGCACCTCGCAATGCCTGCGGCGAACGGTGATCCCCTACACCGGGGGTGCGTTCCCGGCGTCGGCCTCCACCACACGCTGTGTCGCCCCGGGCCCGGTGAACATCGCGGGCGAGGTGCTGTTCTCGTTCCACCGGCTCCGGGTCGACATGGACACCGCACCGGTGGCGTTGTCGGTGCCCACGAGCGGGGCAACGCTCCCGGGCGACGAGGCGACGCTGCGCATGGTGGCCTCGGTTCAGGTGACCTTGCGCGTGCGGGCGCAGGACAAGCTGGAGGTCGCCCCGGCGGCCGTCTCGGAATCGATCACACTCGTCAATCAGAGCAATGCAATCCGGATCGGGAAGATCTCATGAGGATGTCGACCCCTGGGCAGCGCGACCGTTCCGACGAGGGCATGGCGCTCTTGTTCACGGTGGCCGTGATGCTGATGCTCACCGCCTTCCTGTTGGTGAGTCTCACCATGGCGCTGCAACAACAGAAGCCGACGCGCACCGATCAGGACGCCAAGGCGGCCATGGCCGCCGCACAGGCCGGACTCGACGACTACCTGTCCCGGCTGATCAACAACCAGGGCTACTGGCAGAGCACGGACACCACCAACGCTGCCCTCACGACCTCCGGCACGACCATCCCCGGCACTCAGACCGGTGCCCGGTTCCGCTACCAGGTGGTCCGCACGCCCAACCAGACCGGCAGCGGCGGGCGGCTCGTGGTGCGGGCGATCGGCAGTGCGAACGGGGTCAGTCGTACCCTGACCGCGACCTTCCAGCCCGGCAGCTTCCTGAACTACGTGTACTTCTCCGACAAGGAGAACCTCAGCCCGCTGTACACCGGCAGCACCTCCGTCGCGTGCACCAGGCGTTGGTGGCAGGGGCGCAACTCCGGTAGCTGCAGCGAGATCCAGTTCGCCAACGGCGACCGGATCAACGGCCCCATGCACACCAACGACACCCCGATGATCGGTGGCTCGGTCACCTTCAGCGGCCGGGCGACCACCTCGACCATGACCCCGTTCGGCACGTCTCCGACCACCCAGTGCTCGGGGTCGAGCTGTTACCGGGTCAACGGCTCGGCGAGCTTCCCGGCGAACACTCCGGTCTACAACCCCCTGGTGCAGATCCCGGCGTCCAACACCGAACTCGCCCAGAACGCGAACGACTTCGGCTGCGTGTACTTCGGGGCCACGCACATCACGTTCAGCGGCACCACCATGACGGTCTACAGCCCGGGTACCACCGTCGCCAATCGTCCGGAGTGCTTCAATCCCGCCAACCGCACCTCCGCCCAGACCGTGAACCTGGCGCCCGCCATCTTCATCCAGGATCTGACCTCGGCCTGTACCCAGGCCAATCAGCAGGCGCGGGGCTTCCCGAAGAGCCGGGTGATCGCCGGTATCACCTACAACGAGACCACCACGGGGGTGACCCCGAGCTATGCCTGCAACCTGGGCACCGCCTACATCGGCGGAACGGTCAGCGGCAACGTCACCGTGGGATCCACCCAGGACGTGATCATCACCGATGACCTGGTCTGCGCCAACGACCCCACGCTCGATCCGGAGAGCACCGACATCATCGGCCTGATCCCGGGGCACAGCGCCTGGGTCTACCACCCGGTCAGCGGCAACACCGAACTGCTGACGACGACCCAGCGGATCAATCGGATCGACGCGGCGATCCTGACCATTCAGGACAGCTTCATCGTGCAGCAGTACAACGCTGGATCCGACCTGGGCACGTTGACGCTGTACGGCTCCCTGGCGCAGAACTACCGCGGCACCGTCGGGACCAGCGGCGGTGCTGGGCGGACCGGCTACCTCAAGGACTATCAGTACGACGCGCGGTTCGCCGGTGGTGCCATTCAGCCGACCTACTTCCTCAAACCGCTGTCGGCGCAGTGGGAGTACGAGAATGTCACGGACGGCTGATGCCGGGCGATAGCGTCGGGACGTGATGATCCTCCTGGTCGC
Proteins encoded in this region:
- a CDS encoding prepilin-type N-terminal cleavage/methylation domain-containing protein produces the protein MLARIRKSMAEKDEGFTLIELLVVMIIIGILAAIAIPVFLSQREKAQDTATKADVTTIGKEIATYYVDGDPTGEVAVGKDANNQYTVNAKVVGRSSQATIGAPTMTFHATDKANKWCVQLTNTNGGTQTWKYSAKSGLASGACAAADVA
- a CDS encoding prepilin-type N-terminal cleavage/methylation domain-containing protein, translating into MLARIRKSMAEKDEGFTLIELLVVMIIIGILAAIAIPVFLSQREKAQDTATKADVTTIGKEIATYYVDGDPTGEVAVGKDANNQYTVNAKVVGRASQATIGAPTTTFHATDKTKWCVQLTNTNGGTQTWKYSPKSGLSSGACAAADIA
- a CDS encoding type IV pilus twitching motility protein PilT produces the protein MPPAPVHSTQSAQPPQPAQQAHPTPQAVASPAPSPHGGGFERKGTEQQVEENDLDLSSVLTTMIEMGASDLHLTVSAPPLARVNGDLVELPDQQILTPQILQRVIYAILTQKQRERFEAELELDLSYSLPGQARFRVNVYRQREALGAAFRRIPYEIHSLEKLGIPPSVSNFAALPRGMVLVTGPTGSGKSTTLAALVDLANRTRKDHIMTVEDPIEFLHRHKSCMVNQREVGEDTLSFGNALKHVLRQDPDIILVGEMRDLETISVALTAAETGHLVFATLHTQDAGQTIDRVIDVFPPHQQQQVRVQLAGAIQGVVCQTLCKTRDGRGRAAATEVMVATPAIRNLIREGKTHQIYSALQAGAQYGMHTLDQHLAELVRTGRITMDQGREKCHHVEDFNRLVGRF
- a CDS encoding type II secretion system F family protein; amino-acid sequence: MSTATKTFEYSVRDRKGKLVNGKLDAPTEAALAQKLRGMGYAPISIREANSGMNREISLPFGGGVGLKDLAVMSRQFATMINSGLSLLRALAILSEQTDNAKLAKTLGEVRGAVEAGQSLSTAMARHPEVFPPLLVNMTRAGEVGGFLDSVLLQIAANYEAEVRLRSKIKSAMTYPTVVFVIAVVAVIGMLIFIVPIFAKMFKDLGGELPGPTKVLVFLSDSLRLGAPVLLVLGIVGVVVWGRVKNREGVRRVVDPMKLRLPVFGSLFQKVAISRFTRNLGTMLQSGVPILQSLEIVGDTSGNIVIRDASKAVEENVRRGESLTAPLTEHKVFPPMVVQMLAVGEDTGAMDTMLHKISDFYDQEVEATAEALTSLIEPLMIAVLGTIIGGMIIALYMPIFSVFNLIK
- the tadA gene encoding Flp pilus assembly complex ATPase component TadA, coding for MRQLADILLDARLVDEGQLAAAYDEHERVGRSLGRILVEHGVLTEAQLVQALAAQIGLPFVDLAEHPVDGHTVSLVSEAVCRRYAVLPIGVEEGRLLLAMADPGNVFAVDDVRSLTGLEPRPVVATREDLFAAIERYCRADGDLDDLSTALSEDADHDDAAIVAEVIDDAPIVRYVNLLITQAISDGASDIHIEPAEHDVRVRYRIDGVLHEVMRSPRSIQSGVISRLKIMSDMDIAIRRVPQDGRLSVTAGGKKMDLRVATLPTVWGEKVVMRVLDNSTARLALPDLGFDPANYERYATSYRKPYGMLLVTGPTGSGKSTTLYATLNAIARDEINVITVEDPVEYRLPGINQVQVNTKAGLTFAAALRSILRSDPDVVLIGEIRDHETAQIAIEAALTGHLVLSTLHTNDAPSAITRLTEMGIEPFLVGSAVECVLAQRLARKLCVKCKEAYQPSEKELLAARYPWQPGEPLPQLHRPAGCAACAKTGYKGRLALHEVMVVSEEIERLCVARSAAAEVGDVAKAQGMHSLRTDGMYKVRDGLTSLEEVLRVVA